A genomic stretch from Erigeron canadensis isolate Cc75 chromosome 9, C_canadensis_v1, whole genome shotgun sequence includes:
- the LOC122583013 gene encoding protein FAR1-RELATED SEQUENCE 4 isoform X1 yields MDAIAVSGNSNSELQVPTEFDSNDAAYEYYKEYAKSVGFGTAKLSSRRSRASKEFIDAKFSCIRYGNKQQSDDAINPRPSPKIGCKASMHVKRGPNGKWNIHSFVKEHNHELLPSQSHFFRSHRSSDLLKNDTKVRRKSILAAMSKKDGAYQSSGLESYIRDQNDRGRSLTLEEGDAQILLELLVTMQEENPNFFYAVDLNEEHQLRNVFWVDAKGMDDYKKFGDVVSFDTTYFMNKYKIPLVVFVGVNQHCQPTLFGCALIADDTSLTFLWLFSTWYLAMGNQAPNVILSDQINSIESAIAVVFPGTRHCYGLWHVLEKVCRKLDYLNPWHDTFMAKFNKCIHKSWTEEEFERRWEKMVNKFSLNEDVWFLSLYQDRKLWAPTFLKNVSLAGLYTLSRSESPNSFFDKYVHAETSLRDFVAQFKVIMEDRYEEQAKADFDAWHDTPELKSPSPFEKQLSFVYTHEIFKKFQVEVLGAAACHLKIEKEDGISITYVIKDFESSQDYMVEWNGTKLDICCSCRLFELKGYLCRHAIVVLQMSGVFTIPIKYILKRWTNAATSRCPISENLENVHKKTRRVNDLCRRAIILGEEGSISQESYKIALGAIKDALLRCSKVNNSAEEESQGVATSKELKSSNLNVNKAVMRADSGKEKSRKTGTPVVNEKEPAQPQVVNIGIDASFHQMEFSNTRLLQLHNIMPPQLQGKTFDDIGLEYGNIQCKYADYRCMVRVIFSDN; encoded by the exons ATGGATGCCATAGCTGTTTCTGGAAATTCTAATTCAGAACTTCAAGTTCCAACAGAATTTGATTCCAATGATGCAGCATATGAGTATTATAAAGAATATGCAAAATCCGTGGGATTTGGAACTGCCAAACTAAGCAGTCGTCGTTCCAGGGCATCAAAGGAGTTCATTGATGCAAAATTTTCGTGTATAAGATATGGGAACAAACAACAATCTGATGATGCAATTAATCCACGACCGTCTCCTAAGATAGGTTGTAAAGCAAGTATGCATGTCAAGAGAGGTCCAAATGGGAAATGGAACATTCATAGTTTTGTAAAGGAGCATAACCATGAACTTTTGCCATCTCAGTCACATTTTTTCCGTAGTCATAGGAGTTCTGATCTGCTTAAGAATGATACTAAGGTACGTAGAAAAAGTATATTAGCTGCCATGTCCAAAAAGGATGGCGCTTATCAATCTAGTGGTTTGGAGAGTTATAttcgagatcaaaatgatagGGGACGGAGTCTAACTTTGGAGGAAGGAGATGCTCAAATCCTTCTTGAGCTCTTGGTAACGATGCAGGAAGAGaatccaaattttttttatgctgTGGATTTAAATGAAGAGCATCAACTTAGAAATGTTTTCTGGGTCGATGCTAAGGGCATGGATGATTACAAAAAATTTGGTGATGTGGTTTCTTTTGACACTACGTATTTCATGAACAAGTACAAAATACCATTGGTTGTTTTTGTTGGAGTCAACCAACATTGTCAGCCTACATTGTTTGGATGTGCGTTGATTGCAGATGACACTTCACTCACTTTTCTTTGGTTATTTAGCACGTGGTATCTGGCAATGGGAAATCAGGCCCCAAATGTAATACTCAGTGACCAGATTAATTCTATAGAATCAGCTATTGCAGTAGTCTTTCCGGGAACCCGTCACTGTTATGGTCTATGGCATGTGCTGGAAAAGGTTTGTAGGAAACTTGATTATTTGAACCCATGGCATGATACCTTCATGGCGAAGTTCAATAAATGTATACACAAGTCATGGACTGAAGAAGAATTTGAAAGGAGGTGGGAAAAAATGGTTAACAAGTTTAGTCTTAACGAGGATGTGTGGTTTCTATCATTGTACCAAGATCGCAAACTATGGGCTcctacatttttgaaaaatgtatcTCTTGCTGGGTTGTATACACTCTCTAGATCCGAGAGTCCAAACTCATTCTTTGATAAATACGTTCATGCAGAAACATCTTTGAGGGACTTCGTAGCACAGTTCAAAGTTATCATGGAAGATAGGTATGAAGAACAAGCCAAAGCAGATTTTGATGCGTGGCATGACACACCTGAGCTGAAATCTCCTTCACCATTCGAAAAGCAGTTGTCCTTTGTATATACTCATGAGATCTTTAAGAAGTTTCAAGTTGAGGTTTTGGGAGCAGCTGCATGCCATCTTAAGATAGAAAAAGAAGATGGGATATCGATAACGTATGTCATAAAAGACTTTGAAAGCAGTCAAGATTACATGGTGGAATGGAATGGAACAAAATTGGATATTTGTTGTTCTTGTCGTTTATTTGAACTTAAGGGTTATCTGTGCCGGCATGCTATTGTAGTTCTTCAAATGTCTGGTGTTTTCACTATCCCAATTAAATATATACTGAAAAGATGGACAAATGCGGCTACAAGTAGGTGCCCTATCAGTGAGAATTTGGAAAATGTACACAAAAAGACCCGCCGTGTAAATGATTTGTGTCGCAGGGCTATTATATTGGGTGAGGAAGGATCAATTTCACAAGAGAGTTACAAGATTGCATTAGGTGCAATAAAAGATGCTTTGTTGCGGTGCTCGAAAGTAAATAACTCTGCCGAGGAAGAATCCCAAGGTGTGGCTACTTCCAAAGAGTTAAAGTCGTCTAACTTAAATGTGAACAAAGCTGTTATGAGAGCGGATTCTGGGAAAGAAAAGTCGAGAAAAACTGGTACTCCAGTTGTAAATGAGAAG GAACCTGCACAGCCACAAGTTGTCAATATCGGGATTGATGCTAGTTTTCACCAAATG GAATTTTCTAACACAAGACTGTTACAGTTGCACAATATAATGCCACCACAATTGCAAG GAAAGACCTTCGATGATATTGGATTGGAATATGGGAACATACAGTGCAAGTATGCAGATTACCGCTGTATGGTAAGAGTTATATTTTCTGACAACTAA
- the LOC122583013 gene encoding protein FAR1-RELATED SEQUENCE 4 isoform X2 gives MDAIAVSGNSNSELQVPTEFDSNDAAYEYYKEYAKSVGFGTAKLSSRRSRASKEFIDAKFSCIRYGNKQQSDDAINPRPSPKIGCKASMHVKRGPNGKWNIHSFVKEHNHELLPSQSHFFRSHRSSDLLKNDTKVRRKSILAAMSKKDGAYQSSGLESYIRDQNDRGRSLTLEEGDAQILLELLVTMQEENPNFFYAVDLNEEHQLRNVFWVDAKGMDDYKKFGDVVSFDTTYFMNKYKIPLVVFVGVNQHCQPTLFGCALIADDTSLTFLWLFSTWYLAMGNQAPNVILSDQINSIESAIAVVFPGTRHCYGLWHVLEKVCRKLDYLNPWHDTFMAKFNKCIHKSWTEEEFERRWEKMVNKFSLNEDVWFLSLYQDRKLWAPTFLKNVSLAGLYTLSRSESPNSFFDKYVHAETSLRDFVAQFKVIMEDRYEEQAKADFDAWHDTPELKSPSPFEKQLSFVYTHEIFKKFQVEVLGAAACHLKIEKEDGISITYVIKDFESSQDYMVEWNGTKLDICCSCRLFELKGYLCRHAIVVLQMSGVFTIPIKYILKRWTNAATSRCPISENLENVHKKTRRVNDLCRRAIILGEEGSISQESYKIALGAIKDALLRCSKVNNSAEEESQGVATSKELKSSNLNVNKAVMRADSGKEKSRKTGTPVVNEKEPAQPQVVNIGIDASFHQMEFSNTRLLQLHNIMPPQLQDLR, from the exons ATGGATGCCATAGCTGTTTCTGGAAATTCTAATTCAGAACTTCAAGTTCCAACAGAATTTGATTCCAATGATGCAGCATATGAGTATTATAAAGAATATGCAAAATCCGTGGGATTTGGAACTGCCAAACTAAGCAGTCGTCGTTCCAGGGCATCAAAGGAGTTCATTGATGCAAAATTTTCGTGTATAAGATATGGGAACAAACAACAATCTGATGATGCAATTAATCCACGACCGTCTCCTAAGATAGGTTGTAAAGCAAGTATGCATGTCAAGAGAGGTCCAAATGGGAAATGGAACATTCATAGTTTTGTAAAGGAGCATAACCATGAACTTTTGCCATCTCAGTCACATTTTTTCCGTAGTCATAGGAGTTCTGATCTGCTTAAGAATGATACTAAGGTACGTAGAAAAAGTATATTAGCTGCCATGTCCAAAAAGGATGGCGCTTATCAATCTAGTGGTTTGGAGAGTTATAttcgagatcaaaatgatagGGGACGGAGTCTAACTTTGGAGGAAGGAGATGCTCAAATCCTTCTTGAGCTCTTGGTAACGATGCAGGAAGAGaatccaaattttttttatgctgTGGATTTAAATGAAGAGCATCAACTTAGAAATGTTTTCTGGGTCGATGCTAAGGGCATGGATGATTACAAAAAATTTGGTGATGTGGTTTCTTTTGACACTACGTATTTCATGAACAAGTACAAAATACCATTGGTTGTTTTTGTTGGAGTCAACCAACATTGTCAGCCTACATTGTTTGGATGTGCGTTGATTGCAGATGACACTTCACTCACTTTTCTTTGGTTATTTAGCACGTGGTATCTGGCAATGGGAAATCAGGCCCCAAATGTAATACTCAGTGACCAGATTAATTCTATAGAATCAGCTATTGCAGTAGTCTTTCCGGGAACCCGTCACTGTTATGGTCTATGGCATGTGCTGGAAAAGGTTTGTAGGAAACTTGATTATTTGAACCCATGGCATGATACCTTCATGGCGAAGTTCAATAAATGTATACACAAGTCATGGACTGAAGAAGAATTTGAAAGGAGGTGGGAAAAAATGGTTAACAAGTTTAGTCTTAACGAGGATGTGTGGTTTCTATCATTGTACCAAGATCGCAAACTATGGGCTcctacatttttgaaaaatgtatcTCTTGCTGGGTTGTATACACTCTCTAGATCCGAGAGTCCAAACTCATTCTTTGATAAATACGTTCATGCAGAAACATCTTTGAGGGACTTCGTAGCACAGTTCAAAGTTATCATGGAAGATAGGTATGAAGAACAAGCCAAAGCAGATTTTGATGCGTGGCATGACACACCTGAGCTGAAATCTCCTTCACCATTCGAAAAGCAGTTGTCCTTTGTATATACTCATGAGATCTTTAAGAAGTTTCAAGTTGAGGTTTTGGGAGCAGCTGCATGCCATCTTAAGATAGAAAAAGAAGATGGGATATCGATAACGTATGTCATAAAAGACTTTGAAAGCAGTCAAGATTACATGGTGGAATGGAATGGAACAAAATTGGATATTTGTTGTTCTTGTCGTTTATTTGAACTTAAGGGTTATCTGTGCCGGCATGCTATTGTAGTTCTTCAAATGTCTGGTGTTTTCACTATCCCAATTAAATATATACTGAAAAGATGGACAAATGCGGCTACAAGTAGGTGCCCTATCAGTGAGAATTTGGAAAATGTACACAAAAAGACCCGCCGTGTAAATGATTTGTGTCGCAGGGCTATTATATTGGGTGAGGAAGGATCAATTTCACAAGAGAGTTACAAGATTGCATTAGGTGCAATAAAAGATGCTTTGTTGCGGTGCTCGAAAGTAAATAACTCTGCCGAGGAAGAATCCCAAGGTGTGGCTACTTCCAAAGAGTTAAAGTCGTCTAACTTAAATGTGAACAAAGCTGTTATGAGAGCGGATTCTGGGAAAGAAAAGTCGAGAAAAACTGGTACTCCAGTTGTAAATGAGAAG GAACCTGCACAGCCACAAGTTGTCAATATCGGGATTGATGCTAGTTTTCACCAAATG GAATTTTCTAACACAAGACTGTTACAGTTGCACAATATAATGCCACCACAATTGCAAG ACCTTCGATGA
- the LOC122581358 gene encoding DNA damage-repair/toleration protein DRT100-like, with amino-acid sequence MTTILWWITLVLAFTVSTKTVNACPPSDLAALLSFKAALHEPYLGIFNSWTGTDCCNKWYGITCDPSTKRVADIALRGESEDPLFQKAKRTGYMTGSISPSICNLQRLSNIIIADWKGISGTIPKCITTLPFLRHLDLIGNRISGEIPSDIGKLSQLTVLNLADNQITGPIPNSIANLSSLMHLDLRNNMISGQLPSGIGKLRMLSRALLSGNRISGQIPRTIAHVYRLSDLDLSLNRLSGPIPDSLGKMAVLATLNLDGNMISGELPPSLMNSGISILNLSRNGIQGMIPDVFGPKSYFMVMDLSYNNLKGVIPKSITTASYIGHLDISHNHMCGAIPAGSWFDHLEASSFSYNDCLCGKPLKACS; translated from the coding sequence ATGACTACCATATTATGGTGGATCACATTAGTGTTGGCGTTCACTGTCAGTACAAAAACAGTGAACGCCTGTCCACCTTCCGACCTGGCAGCTTTGTTGTCATTCAAAGCTGCCTTACACGAGCCTTATTTGGGCATATTTAACTCGTGGACAGGCACAGACTGTTGCAACAAATGGTATGGCATTACCTGTGACCCGTCCACTAAACGGGTTGCAGACATCGCCTTACGTGGAGAATCTGAAGATCCGCTTTTCCAAAAAGCAAAAAGAACCGGTTACATGACCGGTTCAATCTCTCCCTCTATTTGCAACCTACAAAGGctttcaaatataataatagcGGACTGGAAGGGCATTTCAGGTACTATACCTAAATGTATAACTACCCTGCCCTTCCTCCGCCACCTAGATCTCATCGGAAACAGAATTTCCGGCGAGATTCCATCAGATATAGGAAAACTATCCCAATTAACCGTTCTCAACTTAGCAGACAACCAAATCACCGGCCCAATACCGAACTCCATAGCAAATCTATCTTCACTAATGCATTTAGACCTACGAAACAACATGATTTCGGGCCAATTACCTTCCGGAATAGGCAAATTACGCATGCTAAGCCGAGCATTACTATCAGGAAACCGCATTTCGGGCCAAATTCCCCGAACTATAGCCCATGTGTACCGTTTATCCGATCTAGACCTGTCTTTAAACCGCTTATCGGGACCAATACCCGACTCATTAGGCAAAATGGCGGTGCTAGCTACATTGAATCTAGACGGAAATATGATATCTGGTGAATTGCCACCATCATTGATGAATTCTGGAATAAGTATTTTGAATTTGAGTAGAAATGGGATACAAGGAATGATTCCGGACGTGTTTGGGCCGAAATCGTATTTTATGGTAATGGAtttaagttataataatttaaaaggtGTGATACCGAAATCGATAACGACAGCGAGTTATATCGGGCATTTGGATATAAGTCATAATCATATGTGTGGTGCGATTCCGGCTGGTTCGTGGTTTGATCATCTTGAAGCGTCGTCGTTTAGTTATAACGATTGTTTGTGTGGGAAGCCACTTAAAGCATgttcttaa